From one Gossypium hirsutum isolate 1008001.06 chromosome D08, Gossypium_hirsutum_v2.1, whole genome shotgun sequence genomic stretch:
- the LOC107907747 gene encoding F-box/kelch-repeat protein At5g60570 — MVFRDSLKKSKTKVDGSEYDSPVVAGLQPPASYKHNLRVSQDDWDLLAYILLANKTNTKHVGQGLLDPEVRTLTFGYIGLNGKKPIIVARSGENHDGQASDNSLLPGLNDDMALNILARSSRSDYPNISCLNKKFRSLIGSGYLYKLRRQLGIREDWVYLACNMMPWKAFDPMRQKWMRLPRIPCDDCFTCADKESLAVGTELLVFGRELSGFAIWMYSLITHDWSRCPVMNLPRCLFGSSSLGEIAIVAGGSDKNGNVLKSAELYNSELGTWQTLPDMNFPRKLCSGFFMDGKFYVIGGMSSHTDCLSCGEEYNMQTRSWRRIENMYPGCNAGGTFHPAMRSPPLVAVVNNQLYSADQATNEVKKYDKVNNSWSVVKTLPVRADWNNGWGLAFKACGNSLLVIGAGGRGSGDNGVIVLHSWNPEDGSSNGADWSVLAVKERAGAFVYNCAVMGC; from the coding sequence ATGGTGTTCAGAGATTCACTTAAGAAGTCAAAGACGAAAGTCGATGGGTCAGAATATGACTCACCAGTGGTGGCTGGTTTGCAACCTCCAGCATCATACAAACACAATTTGAGAGTTTCGCAAGATGATTGGGATCTATTGGCATACATTCTCTTGGCTAATAAAACTAATACGAAACATGTTGGGCAAGGTTTGCTGGACCCAGAAGTGCGTACTTTAACTTTTGGCTATATAGGACTGAACGGAAAGAAACCTATAATTGTAGCAAGATCTGGAGAAAATCATGATGGACAAGCATCGGATAACAGTCTACTACCTGGTCTTAATGATGACATGGCACTGAACATTCTGGCTCGGAGCAGCAGATCTGACTACCCAAATATTTCCTGTTTAAACAAGAAATTTAGGTCACTGATCGGCAGTGGTTATTTATATAAACTGAGACGTCAGCTTGGTATAAGAGAAGACTGGGTTTATCTAGCCTGTAATATGATGCCTTGGAAAGCTTTTGATCCTATGAGACAGAAATGGATGAGGCTACCAAGGATTCCCTGTGATGATTGTTTTACTTGTGCTGATAAAGAGTCTCTGGCAGTGGGGACTGAATTACTCGTATTTGGTCGTGAGTTGTCCGGATTTGCTATTTGGATGTATAGTTTGATTACTCACGATTGGTCTAGATGCCCCGTAATGAATTTGCCTCGATGTTTGTTTGGATCTAGCAGCCTTGGGGAGATTGCTATTGTAGCTGGGGGCAGTGATAAGAATGGGAACGTTCTAAAATCCGCTGAGCTTTACAATTCTGAATTGGGTACTTGGCAAACCTTGCCGGATATGAACTTCCCACGTAAACTGTGTTCCGGTTTCTTTATGGATGGGAAATTTTATGTCATTGGGGGCATGTCGAGTCATACAGACTGTTTGTCTTGTGGTGAAGAGTACAATATGCAGACAAGATCATGGAGGAGGATTGAAAATATGTACCCTGGTTGCAATGCAGGGGGTACATTTCATCCCGCAATGCGTTCGCCTCCTTTAGTTGCAGTCGTAAATAATCAACTCTACTCTGCTGATCAAGCAACAAACGAAGTCAAAAAATACGACAAGGTTAATAACTCATGGAGCGTTGTGAAGACACTACCTGTTAGGGCTGACTGGAACAACGGTTGGGGACTGGCATTTAAAGCCTGTGGTAACAGTTTACTCGTAATAGGAGCTGGAGGACGTGGAAGTGGTGATAACGGAGTAATTGTTCTGCATTCATGGAATCCGGAGGATGGAAGCAGTAATGGAGCGGACTGGAGTGTGCTTGCGGTCAAGGAAAGAGCGGGTGCTTTTGTTTACAATTGTGCAGTGATGGGTTGTTAA
- the LOC107909044 gene encoding chaperone protein DnaJ 1 isoform X3, with product MEGNHNSTPKDYYKILEVEYDATDEKIRLNYRKLALKWHPDKHKGDSSVTAKFQEINEAYNVLIDPDKRFEYDITGIYEIDKYTLREYLARFKGMILTCNGLGIPHTSIWTQQLRETNEYADDEKGCICLLNMLMPYDRQGHYMNRKAVILSVSIISYSLNLNL from the exons ATGGAAGGCAATCATAATTCCACCCCTAAG GATTACTACAAAATATTGGAAGTTGAGTATGATGCAACTGATGAGAAGATCAGGTTAAATTACCGAAAGCTTGCACTT AAGTGGCACCCTGATAAGCACAAGGGTGACAGCTCCGTCACCGCAAAGTTCCAAGAGATAAACGAAGCTTACAACG TGTTAATCGACCCTGATAAACGGTTCGAGTATGATATTACTGGAATATACGAGATCGATAAGTATACCTTACGA GAATATCTTGCCAGATTTAAAGGGATGATTCTTACTTGCAACGGGCTCGGAATCCCTCATACATCAATATG GACACAACAACTAAGAGAAACAAATGAATATGCAGATGATGAAAAAG GATGTATCTGTTTACTCAACATGTTGATGCCATATGATCGGCAGGGCCACTATATGAATCGAAAAGCCGTAATTTTATCGGTATCGATCATTTCATACTCATTGAACCTGAATTTGTAA
- the LOC107909044 gene encoding chaperone protein DnaJ 1 isoform X2, giving the protein MEGNHNSTPKDYYKILEVEYDATDEKIRLNYRKLALKWHPDKHKGDSSVTAKFQEINEAYNVLIDPDKRFEYDITGIYEIDKYTLREYLARFKGMILTCNGLGIPHTSIWTQQLRETNEYADDEKVQLFEPFWKSVIHRESTDPSTGQYYLQLGLPLDSRKSSSA; this is encoded by the exons ATGGAAGGCAATCATAATTCCACCCCTAAG GATTACTACAAAATATTGGAAGTTGAGTATGATGCAACTGATGAGAAGATCAGGTTAAATTACCGAAAGCTTGCACTT AAGTGGCACCCTGATAAGCACAAGGGTGACAGCTCCGTCACCGCAAAGTTCCAAGAGATAAACGAAGCTTACAACG TGTTAATCGACCCTGATAAACGGTTCGAGTATGATATTACTGGAATATACGAGATCGATAAGTATACCTTACGA GAATATCTTGCCAGATTTAAAGGGATGATTCTTACTTGCAACGGGCTCGGAATCCCTCATACATCAATATG GACACAACAACTAAGAGAAACAAATGAATATGCAGATGATGAAAAAG TTCAATTATTCGAACCTTTCTGGAAAAGTGTCATCCATCGGGAGTCAACGGACCCCTCAACCGGTCAATATTATCTCCAGTTGGGATTGCCTCTCGATTCTAGAAAGAGCTCGAGTGCCTGA
- the LOC107909044 gene encoding ER-phagy receptor 1 isoform X1, which produces MEGNHNSTPKDYYKILEVEYDATDEKIRLNYRKLALKWHPDKHKGDSSVTAKFQEINEAYNVLIDPDKRFEYDITGIYEIDKYTLREYLARFKGMILTCNGLGIPHTSIWTQQLRETNEYADDEKGPLYESKSRNFIGIDHFILIEPEFVSYLLCIIISPGRRTLGKRNFFRADTRCV; this is translated from the exons ATGGAAGGCAATCATAATTCCACCCCTAAG GATTACTACAAAATATTGGAAGTTGAGTATGATGCAACTGATGAGAAGATCAGGTTAAATTACCGAAAGCTTGCACTT AAGTGGCACCCTGATAAGCACAAGGGTGACAGCTCCGTCACCGCAAAGTTCCAAGAGATAAACGAAGCTTACAACG TGTTAATCGACCCTGATAAACGGTTCGAGTATGATATTACTGGAATATACGAGATCGATAAGTATACCTTACGA GAATATCTTGCCAGATTTAAAGGGATGATTCTTACTTGCAACGGGCTCGGAATCCCTCATACATCAATATG GACACAACAACTAAGAGAAACAAATGAATATGCAGATGATGAAAAAG GGCCACTATATGAATCGAAAAGCCGTAATTTTATCGGTATCGATCATTTCATACTCATTGAACCTGAATTTGTAAGTTATCTTCTTTGTATTATTATATCTCCGGGTAGACGAACATTGGGTAAAAGAAACTTTTTTCGTGCTGATACGAGATGTGTTTGA
- the LOC107909045 gene encoding putative gamma-glutamylcyclotransferase At3g02910, protein MVSENSSCTSLIFTYGTLKRGFSNHVLLQDLTRTGDAVFKGSYQTVEKYPLVCGPYRVPFLLNMPGSGHRVTGELYAVSSRGLARVDELEGTSRGHYERLPILLIPAGYGYESGNNKENEEDQAVLTRAAAGGITCAAEAYYAHKSFEKEMWMKNGGKGFGIYSDKEAKGYVKRKDRPQDLSFLDHVRIFISSPSD, encoded by the coding sequence atggtcTCCGAAAACAGTAGCTGTACGAGCCTTATATTCACGTACGGAACCTTGAAACGAGGGTTCTCCAATCACGTGCTTCTTCAAGATCTGACGCGAACCGGAGATGCCGTGTTCAAAGGCAGTTACCAAACGGTGGAGAAATACCCTCTCGTTTGCGGGCCTTACCGCGTCCCTTTCCTCCTCAACATGCCTGGTTCAGGACACCGAGTCACGGGCGAGTTGTACGCCGTGTCGTCACGTGGACTCGCCCGCGTCGATGAGTTGGAAGGCACGAGTCGCGGTCATTACGAGCGGCTGCCGATCCTGCTGATTCCCGCCGGCTACGGGTACGAAAGCGGGAATAACAAAGAAAACGAGGAAGATCAGGCGGTGTTAACCCGAGCCGCTGCGGGGGGAATAACGTGCGCGGCGGAGGCGTATTACGCGCACAAGAGTTTCGAGAAGGAGATGTGGATGAAGAACGGGGGGAAAGGGTTTGGGATATATTCAGACAAAGAAGCCAAAGGGTATGTGAAAAGGAAAGATAGGCCTCAAGATCTCAGTTTTCTGGATCATGTTAGGATTTTTATTTCATCTCCTTCCGATTAA
- the LOC107909046 gene encoding F-box/LRR-repeat protein 14 — protein MDELPENLVWEILGRIRKTGDRNSVSLACKRLYELDNEQRISLRVGCGLDPANDALASLCNRFPNLTRVEITYSGWMSKLGKQMDDQGLSILSGYCPLLSDLTLSYCTFITDMGLRYLASCSKLSALKLNFTPRITGCGILSLVVGCRSLTILHLSRCLNVNSVEWLEYLGKLETLEDLSIKNCRAIGEGDLIKLGPSWRKLKRLQFEVDANYRYMKVYDRLAVDRWQRQWIPCENMQELSLVNCIISPGRGLACVLGKCRNLEKIHLDMCVGVRDSDIVSLAQKSSNLRSISLRVPSDFSLPLLMNNPLRLTDESLKAIAQNCLMLETLRISFSDGEFPSFSSFTLNGILSVIQNCPVRELALDHVYSFTDVGMEALCMAQHLETLELMRCQEISDEGLQLVSQFPRLHVLRLSKCLGITNGGFRTLIGSYKLELLAVEDCPQISERAICGAARSISFRQDLSWMY, from the coding sequence ATGGATGAGTTACCAGAGAACTTGGTTTGGGAAATTTTAGGCAGGATTAGGAAAACTGGGGACCGAAACTCAGTTTCGTTAGCGTGTAAACGTCTTTATGAACTTGATAACGAACAGAGAATTTCTCTTCGAGTTGGGTGCGGGTTAGATCCTGCGAATGATGCTTTGGCTTCCCTCTGCAATAGGTTTCCCAACTTAACAAGAGTAGAAATCACTTACTCCGGTTGGATGTCCAAACTCGGCAAACAAATGGATGACCAGGGGCTCTCGATTCTTTCCGGTTACTGCCCTTTACTGAGTGATCTCACTCTAAGTTATTGCACATTTATCACTGATATGGGCCTTCGTTACTTGGCTTCTTGCTCCAAGCTTTCAGCATTGAAGCTGAACTTCACCCCGAGAATTACCGGGTGTGGCATACTATCCCTTGTTGTAGGCTGCAGAAGCCTCACGATTCTTCACCTAAGCCGCTGCTTGAATGTTAACAGTGTTGAGTGGTTAGAATATCTTGGCAAGCTTGAAACACTCGAAGATCTGTCTATTAAAAATTGTAGAGCAATCGGGGAAGGTGATTTGATAAAGCTAGGACCAAGTTGGCGAAAGCTAAAACGGTTGCAATTTGAGGTGGATGCTAATTACCGTTATATGAAAGTTTATGATCGGTTGGCTGTAGATCGATGGCAAAGACAGTGGATTCCATGTGAAAATATGCAGGAGCTTAGCTTGGTCAATTGCATCATCAGCCCTGGAAGAGGGCTGGCTTGTGTATTAGGGAAGTGCAGGAACTTGGAGAAAATTCACTTGGACATGTGCGTTGGAGTACGAGACTCTGATATTGTAAGCTTAGCACAAAAATCTAGTAATCTTCGGTCGATATCCCTCCGAGTTCCTTCTGATTTCTCACTGCCTTTACTGATGAACAATCCATTGAGATTAACCGACGAGAGTCTAAAAGCCATTGCTCAAAACTGTTTGATGCTTGAAACACTGAGGATATCTTTCTCCGATGGAGAGTTCCCTTCGTTTTCATCGTTCACATTAAATGGAATCCTTAGTGTGATCCAAAATTGCCCTGTCCGGGAACTCGCACTGGACCATGTCTATTCCTTTACTGATGTTGGGATGGAAGCTCTATGCATGGCTCAGCATTTAGAAACCCTGGAGCTCATGAGATGCCAAGAAATAAGTGATGAAGGGTTGCAGCTCGTAAGCCAGTTTCCCCGTCTCCATGTTTTGCGGCTGAGCAAATGTTTGGGGATTACAAATGGCGGGTTCAGAACTCTCATCGGTTCATACAAACTCGAATTGTTGGCcgttgaggattgtcctcaaattTCGGAAAGAGCAATCTGCGGTGCGGCTAGATCGATATCATTCCGGCAAGATTTATCGTGGATGTATTGA
- the LOC107909047 gene encoding V-type proton ATPase subunit H: MDRAELSTEQVLKRDIPWETYMTTKLISGTGLQLLRRYDNRAESVRAQLLDDDGPAYVQVFVNILRDIFKEETVEYVLALIDEMLTANLKRARLFHDRSLANEDTYEPFLRLLWKGNWFIQEKSCKILALIVSARPKTQDGVVANGENSKKKGTTINDVLKELVEWLCTQLKKPSHPTCGIPTAINCLASLLKGPVVRSSFVQADGVKLLIPLITPASTQQSIQLLYETCLCVWLLSYYEPAIEYLATSRALPRLVDVVRSSTKEKVVRVVVLTFRNLLSKGTFGAQMVDLGLPQIVQSLKAQAWSDEDLLEALNHLEDGLKDNIKKLSSFDKYKQEVLLGHLDWSPMHKDPLFWRDNVSCFEENDFQVLRVLITIMETSSDPRALAVACFDLSQFIQHHPAGRVIVNDLKAKERVMKLMNHDSAEVTKNALLCIQRLFLGAKYASFLQA, from the exons ATGGACCGTGCTGAACTATCCACTGAACAG GTTCTGAAGAGGGACATCCCATGGGAAACATACATGACAACTAAGCTGATTTCAGGAACAGGCCTGCAGCTGTTAAGGCGTTATGATAATAGAGCTGAAAGTGTCAGGGCACAGTTGTTGGATGAT GATGGTCCAGCCTATGTTCAAGTGTTTGTTAACATCTTACGTGATATCTTTAAAGAAGAAACAGTGGAATATGTTCTGGCTTTAATTGATGAAATGCTTACAG CCAATCTGAAACGAGCCAGATTATTTCATGACAGGTCTCTTGCTAATGAAGATACTTATGAACCTTTCCTAAG GTTGCTCTGGAAAGGCAACTGGTTCATACAAGAAAAGAGCTGCAAGATACTTGCCTTGATAGTAAG TGCAAGGCCAAAAACCCAGGATGGCGTTGTTGCAAATGGAGAAAATTCAAAGAAGAAGGGCACTACCATTAATGATGTACTAAAGGAATTGGTTGAATGGCTGTGCACACAG CTGAAGAAGCCTTCCCATCCTACTTGTGGTATTCCAACTGCTATTAACTGCCTTGCATCATTACTGAAGGGACCTGTTGTCAGATCTTCCTTTGTTCAAGCAGATGGGGTGAAGTTACTGATTCCTTTAATTACTCCGGCATCTACCCAGCAATCTATCCag CTTCTCTATGAAACATGCCTCTGCGTGTGGCTGTTATCTTATTATGAGCCAGCAATCGAGTATTTAGCAACATCTAGGGCTCTTCCAAGACTGGTTGATGTTGTTAGGAGTTCCACAAAGGAGAAG GTTGTCAGGGTTGTTGTATTGACCTTTAGGAACTTGTTATCCAAAGGCACATTCGGTGCTCAGATGGTTGACCTTGGACTGCCGCAGATTGTTCAGAGTTTGAAAGCACAAGCCTGGAGTGATGAG GATCTATTGGAGGCTCTCAATCACCTGGAAGATGGGTTGAAGGATAACATTAAGAAACTGAGTTCCTTCGATAAATATAAGCAAGAAGTTCTCCTTGGTCATCTTGATTGGTCACCCATGCATAAAGATCCATTGTTTTGGCGGGATAATGTTTCATGCTTTGAAGAGAATGATTTCCAg GTTCTAAGGGTCCTCATTACAATTATGGAGACATCCAGTGACCCAAGAGCTCTGGCTGTTGCTTGCTTCGATCTCTCACAATTTATTCAGCACCATCCTGCTGGCCGGGTGATAGTAAACGACCTCAAGGCAAAGGAGCGGGTGATGAAGTTGATGAACCACGACAGTGCGGAGGTTACCAAGAATGCCTTGCTCTGCATCCAGAGGCTTTTCCTAGGTGCCAAATATGCTAGCTTTTTGCAGGCGTAG